In a genomic window of Pedobacter sp. KBS0701:
- a CDS encoding peptidase domain-containing ABC transporter, which translates to MKFFKKFPHFQQLESNDCGPACLKIIFEHYGYSVPFKEIRNKSKLDWKGTSLYRIETIAKEYKFKTIAISCSWEKFSKEAILPAIAMINQRHYAVVYKITSAHVCVSDPAIGRLKYTIEDFKRIWETESGDGIALLLHPTEKYRSQETSYQKSRDFSDEVRKYINKNQRAFIYIFCGLLMGSAIQLLLPFSTQIIVDEGIGNKNLSLIVIICLGQMMFLLSRAVIDLIRRWILIHLATIFNISLIHNFLLKLIKLPLAYFEFRSHGDLLQRVEDHKRIDRLINSSSLNAAFSLITFILYGIILLIYNKYIFIFFILFSIIYFAYNVYFTKYRELLDYKRFQKSSEANDSIFQMIFGINEIKIYQAESLKLHEWKRVQHSIFKINIQSARYLNFQEVGSLVLSEGKNFAILFYCSYLVIQGHLTLGMMLSVQYIIGLLNVPLFEFIRFLNDYTEAKASYERIVDIYDFPDEQSEIAAGEEKHISPYFPQPLGQVAYEEELFNLKSASIDFSNRKTNAVFADSSDVASNPTREFALNIENASFTYQKSYGGDDEIFGLQEINFKLEAGKKLAIVGSSGSGKTTLLKLLLRFYPLDSGNISVNDEDFYKVPVEEWRSLCSSVMQDGYIFSDTIANNIALGDPNPCNEKVQRAAKLAEIHDFIFTMPGKFETFIGNNGQGLSQGQKQRILIARAIYKDSPFFFFDEATSSLDSLNERNIMDNIYNHLSRKTMIIIAHRLSTVVKADEILVMDKGRIVERGTHRELVENRGYYFNLVKNQLELAK; encoded by the coding sequence ATGAAATTCTTTAAAAAATTCCCTCATTTCCAACAGTTAGAATCTAATGACTGTGGCCCCGCCTGTTTAAAAATTATTTTTGAACACTATGGATATTCAGTGCCATTCAAAGAAATCCGTAATAAAAGTAAGCTTGATTGGAAAGGTACAAGTCTCTATCGTATAGAAACAATTGCTAAAGAATACAAATTCAAGACTATTGCGATTAGCTGCTCTTGGGAAAAATTCTCAAAGGAAGCGATATTACCGGCAATTGCGATGATAAACCAGCGTCATTATGCAGTCGTTTATAAGATCACTTCCGCACATGTATGCGTTTCTGATCCGGCAATAGGTAGATTAAAATATACTATAGAGGATTTCAAGCGAATCTGGGAAACGGAATCTGGAGATGGAATTGCTCTTTTGCTGCACCCTACTGAAAAATATCGATCCCAAGAGACAAGCTATCAGAAAAGCCGCGATTTTTCTGATGAAGTTAGAAAATACATAAACAAAAATCAGCGTGCTTTTATATACATATTCTGCGGCCTGTTAATGGGCAGTGCAATCCAGTTATTATTACCTTTTTCAACACAAATTATCGTTGACGAGGGGATCGGTAATAAAAACTTAAGTCTTATTGTTATTATTTGTCTAGGACAGATGATGTTTCTACTATCAAGAGCTGTAATCGATCTTATCAGACGTTGGATATTAATACATCTAGCAACCATATTCAATATTTCCTTAATTCATAATTTCCTGCTTAAGCTTATTAAACTACCACTAGCATATTTTGAGTTTAGGTCTCACGGCGATTTACTACAACGGGTTGAAGACCATAAAAGGATAGACAGACTTATTAACTCATCATCACTAAATGCTGCATTTTCATTAATTACATTTATACTATATGGAATTATACTTCTGATCTACAACAAATATATATTCATATTTTTCATTTTGTTTAGTATCATATATTTCGCTTATAACGTTTATTTCACAAAATATAGAGAGTTATTAGATTATAAACGCTTCCAGAAATCTTCGGAAGCAAATGATTCTATATTTCAAATGATATTTGGAATAAATGAAATCAAAATATATCAGGCCGAATCACTTAAACTACACGAATGGAAACGCGTTCAGCATTCAATATTTAAGATAAATATCCAGTCAGCACGTTATTTAAATTTCCAGGAAGTTGGAAGCCTGGTACTTAGCGAAGGGAAAAACTTTGCAATCTTATTTTATTGTAGTTACCTAGTTATACAAGGACATCTTACCTTGGGAATGATGTTGTCTGTTCAATACATCATCGGACTGTTAAACGTTCCTTTATTTGAATTTATCAGATTTCTGAACGATTATACAGAGGCTAAAGCGTCATATGAAAGAATTGTAGATATTTATGATTTTCCAGATGAGCAGAGTGAAATCGCCGCCGGAGAAGAAAAACATATTTCACCATATTTCCCACAGCCGTTGGGACAGGTCGCTTATGAAGAAGAATTGTTTAACCTTAAAAGTGCTAGCATTGATTTCTCCAACAGAAAAACCAATGCTGTATTCGCCGACTCCAGTGACGTCGCTTCGAATCCGACACGCGAGTTTGCGCTTAACATCGAGAATGCTTCTTTTACTTATCAAAAATCTTACGGCGGCGATGATGAAATATTCGGATTACAGGAAATAAACTTCAAATTGGAAGCTGGAAAAAAACTTGCTATAGTAGGTTCCAGCGGAAGTGGAAAGACTACCTTACTTAAATTATTACTGAGATTTTATCCACTTGATTCTGGAAATATTTCCGTAAATGATGAAGATTTTTATAAAGTTCCAGTCGAAGAATGGAGAAGCTTGTGCAGTTCGGTAATGCAGGATGGATATATATTTTCAGATACAATAGCTAACAACATAGCGTTGGGCGATCCTAACCCCTGTAATGAGAAAGTACAAAGGGCTGCGAAATTAGCAGAAATACATGATTTTATCTTCACTATGCCCGGTAAATTTGAAACGTTTATAGGAAATAATGGGCAAGGATTAAGCCAGGGTCAAAAACAGCGCATTCTCATTGCAAGAGCAATTTATAAAGATTCACCTTTCTTTTTCTTCGATGAAGCAACTTCCTCCCTGGATTCGCTTAATGAAAGGAATATCATGGACAATATCTACAATCACTTATCCAGAAAAACTATGATAATTATTGCCCATAGACTGAGTACGGTAGTAAAAGCCGATGAGATCTTAGTTATGGATAAGGGCAGGATTGTTGAAAGAGGTACTCACCGGGAACTGGTGGAAAACCGGGGTTATTATTTTAATCTTGTTAAAAATCAACTGGAACTAGCAAAGTAA
- the gwsG gene encoding grasp-with-spasm system ATP-grasp peptide maturase: protein MILIFTQNFEPSTDKVIEWLKYYNKPYIRVNCNTDAIKDVCFELLDEAIDSQEGEIPKIHIDKVVKKLTIGLTSGISIDLKTITSVWYRRGGMPSYDTSSVSLEALKSSFFVQKTREYMREEYDEIVRYIYFYLFENPRIRSLGNPYRTGSDKPRCLTIANLFGLKIPDMYITSNKSNLRSLLTKVHHSITKGISELFLLSKGTLRITSYTSNLDLDDVDKLTENFFPSLLQKKILKIADIRSVYFRGEFYSMAIFSQGNSKTDTDFRNYDTVTPNRNTPFKLPSDIEQKLSRLCKYLGQDFCSIDILMDSNYDFYFLEINPVGQFGMVSMPCNYYIEKKIANYL from the coding sequence ATGATTTTAATTTTTACCCAAAATTTTGAACCCTCGACCGATAAAGTTATAGAGTGGCTTAAATATTATAATAAGCCTTACATTCGGGTTAATTGTAATACCGATGCAATCAAGGATGTCTGTTTTGAGCTTTTAGATGAAGCGATAGATTCACAGGAAGGAGAAATTCCGAAGATACATATAGATAAGGTTGTTAAAAAATTAACAATTGGCCTGACGTCAGGCATTTCTATCGACCTTAAAACGATAACAAGCGTATGGTACAGACGTGGAGGAATGCCTTCCTATGACACCAGTTCTGTAAGTTTAGAAGCTCTTAAATCCAGTTTTTTTGTGCAGAAGACAAGGGAATATATGCGTGAGGAATACGATGAAATTGTTCGTTACATATATTTTTATTTATTCGAAAATCCTAGGATAAGGTCTCTTGGAAATCCTTATCGTACGGGTTCTGACAAGCCTCGGTGTCTTACTATTGCGAACCTTTTTGGCTTAAAAATCCCAGACATGTATATAACTTCTAATAAAAGTAATTTACGGTCACTATTAACTAAAGTTCATCATAGTATAACAAAGGGAATATCAGAACTATTTCTATTGTCCAAGGGTACTCTTAGAATTACTTCTTATACGAGCAATCTTGATCTGGATGATGTTGACAAACTGACTGAAAACTTTTTTCCATCACTTTTACAAAAGAAAATTTTAAAGATTGCCGATATCAGATCCGTTTACTTTCGAGGCGAATTTTATTCAATGGCAATTTTTTCGCAAGGTAACTCAAAGACGGACACTGATTTCCGCAATTATGATACTGTTACACCCAATCGTAACACTCCATTCAAACTTCCATCAGACATTGAGCAAAAGTTGTCCCGGCTTTGTAAATATCTCGGTCAAGATTTCTGCTCCATAGATATACTTATGGACAGTAATTATGATTTTTATTTTCTGGAAATAAATCCGGTGGGCCAATTCGGCATGGTATCAATGCCATGTAATTATTATATAGAAAAAAAAATAGCAAACTATTTATGA
- the gwsS gene encoding grasp-with-spasm system SPASM domain peptide maturase, protein MISNTEYFKLYSTCMVVRGARRSSIYDLEKEEYHYVPNGMSEIIELLKKDSYLDVLKSFEPSDQNTIKEYITFLLNKDLGFFTPRPELYPDMELKYETFNTITNAIIDRNESSSYDLYAAIEQLDNLKCQDLQLRFYSKVEIEYLDQVMAFLSQTEIRSVEIFVPFNQVRKSVVGKFINKWPKIKLLLIHSAPKSEVIHLNKNNFYTSNQGNVLVTEEIISSENNCGCISKSFFSINVESYTESNLYNSCLHKKIGIDSGGNIRNCPSLTRQFGPVDKTQISDVILTDEFKSYSKITKDQINVCKDCEHRYMCTDCRAFVTDIHAKPAKCGYNPYLAKWETN, encoded by the coding sequence ATGATAAGTAATACAGAATACTTTAAGTTATACTCTACCTGTATGGTCGTACGCGGAGCACGCAGAAGTAGTATCTACGATTTGGAAAAGGAAGAATACCATTATGTTCCTAACGGAATGTCAGAGATTATTGAACTATTAAAAAAAGATTCATATTTGGATGTTTTAAAATCATTTGAACCGTCGGATCAAAATACAATTAAAGAATATATTACATTTTTACTAAATAAAGACCTGGGATTTTTTACTCCAAGACCCGAGCTGTATCCTGATATGGAATTGAAATATGAAACATTCAATACTATAACAAATGCCATCATCGATAGAAATGAATCGTCCTCGTATGATTTATATGCTGCAATAGAACAGTTAGACAACCTGAAATGCCAGGATTTGCAATTGCGATTCTATTCAAAAGTAGAAATAGAATACTTAGATCAGGTAATGGCATTCCTGAGTCAGACAGAAATAAGATCTGTTGAAATATTTGTACCATTCAATCAAGTGAGAAAATCTGTAGTTGGAAAATTCATCAATAAGTGGCCGAAAATAAAGTTGCTTTTAATTCATTCAGCACCAAAATCAGAGGTCATTCATCTAAATAAAAATAATTTTTACACCAGTAATCAAGGTAATGTCCTGGTAACAGAAGAAATTATCTCTTCTGAAAATAATTGCGGGTGCATCTCCAAATCATTCTTTTCTATCAATGTCGAAAGTTATACCGAGTCAAACCTATATAACTCGTGTCTGCATAAAAAAATAGGTATAGATTCAGGCGGTAATATAAGGAATTGCCCAAGTTTAACTCGCCAATTTGGCCCTGTAGATAAAACCCAAATCTCAGATGTGATACTCACTGATGAGTTCAAGAGTTACTCAAAAATAACGAAAGATCAAATCAACGTGTGTAAGGACTGTGAGCATCGATATATGTGTACAGATTGTAGGGCCTTTGTTACTGACATCCATGCAAAACCCGCAAAATGTGGTTACAATCCTTACCTGGCAAAATGGGAAACTAATTAA
- a CDS encoding helix-turn-helix domain-containing protein, whose product MATIEFITKEDLEQFKQELFSELRRPGQKLHKTSEQKEWLKSYEVGKLLSISPGTLQSLRDTGKLKFSKIGGLMFYKYDDVALLIEGKNNSARY is encoded by the coding sequence ATGGCAACTATCGAATTCATAACCAAAGAAGATTTGGAACAATTCAAACAAGAACTGTTTTCGGAACTAAGAAGACCGGGGCAAAAACTGCATAAAACAAGTGAACAAAAGGAATGGCTCAAAAGCTATGAAGTCGGCAAACTTTTGAGCATCTCACCTGGAACTTTGCAGAGTCTCCGAGATACTGGAAAACTTAAATTTAGTAAAATTGGCGGATTGATGTTCTACAAATATGATGACGTAGCACTACTGATCGAGGGAAAAAATAACAGTGCTCGCTACTGA
- the mobC gene encoding plasmid mobilization relaxosome protein MobC — MSSINNDKRRKNFDYPIRTRVNKETYQRLENLLAGSTCQSMGELTRKLIIREKISCTHRDVTMNAPMEQLTNIRKELKAIGININQITRTFNHLSVSHSFSRTENKVLIAIFYSLTDQPCSLKQFNQLFVNGNYFKFG; from the coding sequence ATGAGTAGCATAAACAATGATAAGCGACGGAAAAATTTTGACTATCCCATCAGGACAAGGGTTAACAAAGAGACTTATCAGCGATTGGAAAATCTGCTTGCAGGTAGCACCTGCCAGAGCATGGGCGAACTTACCCGAAAACTCATCATAAGGGAAAAGATCAGCTGCACGCATAGGGATGTAACCATGAATGCACCCATGGAACAACTCACCAACATCCGAAAGGAACTCAAGGCCATAGGAATCAACATCAACCAAATCACACGGACATTTAATCACCTTTCTGTTAGCCATTCGTTCAGTCGGACAGAAAATAAAGTTTTAATTGCCATCTTTTATTCGCTGACTGATCAGCCATGTAGCCTCAAACAGTTTAACCAATTGTTCGTAAACGGTAATTACTTCAAATTTGGATAG
- a CDS encoding HEPN domain-containing protein, producing the protein MEPQLSPEANPAVHFRALIHRLAQKFEPLQIFSFSQNSYTHHSQGCFNDNQVYFKCDYCLLAISETATRIDYEMQDFANSYYQHGTITVISHGRQSVMDAVQQNSRFFISVLTYGKLLYSKDGLLDGDVLPPYIPAKGAIKALRHYEYRIPLADGFLMCASECLENEQFGICAFMLHQAVEQACICMVRVHIAYRSEFHNIYRLLRLCTCFSEKPFQLFLSTPEDERLFAIMAKSYSGSRYKDDFTVSRQDAERLYQRVASFLLLAKQMCNEKIALLAKSASDSMQS; encoded by the coding sequence ATGGAACCACAATTATCACCAGAAGCCAATCCCGCTGTCCATTTCAGGGCGTTGATCCATCGGCTCGCCCAAAAGTTCGAACCACTCCAGATCTTCAGCTTTTCGCAGAACAGTTATACACACCATTCCCAAGGTTGCTTTAACGACAATCAGGTATATTTTAAATGTGACTATTGCCTGTTGGCAATTAGCGAAACGGCAACCCGAATAGATTATGAAATGCAGGATTTCGCCAACAGCTATTATCAGCATGGAACAATTACGGTGATCTCCCATGGCAGGCAATCCGTTATGGACGCCGTACAGCAAAACAGCCGCTTTTTTATCAGCGTGCTTACCTATGGAAAACTACTCTACAGTAAGGACGGACTATTAGATGGCGACGTGCTCCCTCCTTATATTCCTGCTAAGGGTGCAATTAAGGCACTCAGACATTATGAATATCGCATACCGCTGGCGGATGGTTTCTTGATGTGCGCGTCCGAATGTCTGGAGAACGAACAGTTCGGAATTTGTGCCTTTATGCTCCATCAGGCTGTAGAACAGGCTTGTATCTGCATGGTGAGGGTTCATATTGCCTACCGTTCTGAGTTCCATAACATTTACCGCCTGCTCCGTTTGTGTACTTGCTTTTCTGAAAAGCCTTTTCAACTTTTTCTGTCCACTCCCGAAGATGAGCGCTTATTTGCTATCATGGCAAAAAGTTATTCTGGTTCACGTTATAAAGATGATTTTACGGTTTCCAGGCAGGATGCGGAGCGTCTTTATCAACGGGTCGCATCTTTTCTTTTGCTGGCAAAGCAGATGTGCAATGAAAAGATAGCACTGCTGGCCAAATCGGCATCAGACTCTATGCAGTCTTAA
- a CDS encoding helix-turn-helix transcriptional regulator — MKYLKDEDFIKKFGQKLKQVRESKGLSQEQLSLLTEVSQSQIARTELGQVNTSISHVSIYAKYLKVDAMNLFDFSDLVK, encoded by the coding sequence GTGAAGTATCTAAAAGACGAAGATTTTATTAAGAAATTCGGCCAAAAGCTAAAACAGGTGCGAGAGAGCAAAGGTCTTTCCCAAGAGCAGCTATCATTACTAACTGAAGTATCGCAAAGCCAGATTGCCAGAACGGAACTAGGGCAGGTAAACACGAGCATTAGCCATGTTTCGATCTATGCCAAGTACTTAAAAGTTGACGCAATGAATTTGTTTGATTTTTCTGATTTAGTTAAGTAA
- a CDS encoding DNA cytosine methyltransferase gives MMLKTELGKTNISEVKNQEIPDTDLFAVDFFCGAGGVTCGFAKADIKVLGGIDIDPKFKETYEGNNKSLFINEDVSNFAPEKLKDLLPISIRQDNLIFVGCSPCQYYSNLKSDKDKSHAGRLLLDDFKEFVIHYKPGFVFIENVPGLETKVGSPLHKFKLALKKIGYTFDQKVLNAKFFGVPQNRRRFVLIATRLVSKIELPKQLKTKDKIITVMDAIGDYKKFPMVNAGNKDFSSFQHSVANLSALNLERVINTPKNGGSRKAWENNDKLQLECYKSHNGHYDVYGRLHWDKPSPTITTRFIYTSTGRYSHPEQNRALSLREGATLQSFPLDYSFNSTSQGVIATMIGNAVPPKLSQAIGETLKSHWNKWLTSKQEQGH, from the coding sequence ATGATGCTCAAAACAGAACTTGGCAAAACAAATATATCGGAGGTTAAAAATCAGGAAATACCAGACACTGATTTATTTGCAGTTGATTTTTTTTGTGGTGCAGGTGGTGTAACTTGTGGTTTTGCAAAAGCTGATATAAAGGTTTTAGGTGGAATTGATATAGATCCCAAATTTAAAGAAACTTACGAAGGAAATAATAAGTCTTTATTTATAAATGAAGATGTATCAAATTTTGCTCCCGAGAAACTAAAGGACTTACTTCCTATTTCAATTAGACAAGATAATTTAATCTTTGTTGGCTGTAGTCCCTGTCAGTATTACTCAAATCTTAAATCAGATAAAGATAAGTCTCATGCGGGAAGGTTATTATTAGATGATTTTAAGGAGTTTGTAATTCATTATAAGCCTGGTTTCGTATTTATTGAAAATGTTCCTGGCTTGGAGACAAAGGTTGGAAGTCCGCTTCACAAGTTCAAATTAGCTTTAAAAAAAATTGGATATACATTTGATCAAAAAGTTCTTAATGCGAAGTTCTTTGGTGTACCCCAGAACCGACGAAGATTTGTTCTTATTGCAACGAGGCTTGTTTCAAAAATTGAGCTACCTAAACAATTAAAAACCAAAGACAAAATTATTACCGTTATGGATGCAATTGGAGATTATAAAAAATTTCCAATGGTGAATGCTGGAAATAAAGATTTTAGTTCATTTCAGCATTCGGTAGCTAATTTATCTGCGCTTAATCTCGAAAGAGTGATAAATACCCCTAAAAATGGAGGTTCGAGGAAAGCGTGGGAAAATAACGACAAACTGCAATTGGAATGCTATAAAAGCCATAATGGCCATTATGATGTTTATGGAAGGCTACACTGGGATAAGCCTTCTCCTACTATAACTACTAGATTCATTTATACTAGCACAGGAAGATACTCACACCCTGAGCAAAATAGAGCTCTCTCTCTACGAGAGGGCGCCACCCTACAATCGTTTCCATTAGATTATTCCTTTAACTCTACATCTCAAGGTGTAATTGCTACTATGATCGGAAATGCAGTACCTCCAAAACTATCACAGGCGATAGGAGAAACTTTAAAATCCCACTGGAATAAATGGCTAACTTCAAAGCAAGAGCAAGGGCATTAG